The Desulfoscipio gibsoniae DSM 7213 genome contains a region encoding:
- the ruvB gene encoding Holliday junction branch migration DNA helicase RuvB: MGDLNQERIITAALREEDTDTELSLRPRKLSEYIGQDKVKETISIFIQAALQRGETLDHVLLFGPPGLGKTTLANIISNELGVNIRTTSGPAIERPGDLAAILTNLQQGDVLFIDEVHRLSRTVEEILYPAMEDFSLDIIIGKGPGARSIRIDLPRFTLIGATTRAGLMTTPLRDRFGVISRLDYYRTGDLVTIITRAAQILGVLIDGGGAEEIARRSRGTPRIANRLLKRVRDYAQVKADGEIKRAVADEALEFFEVDPLGLDQADRRVLLAIITKFAGGPVGVETIAAATGEEADTVEDVYEPYLLQLGLLARTPRGRVVTPAAYKHLGVEMPGAKQPTLW; encoded by the coding sequence ATGGGGGATCTAAATCAAGAAAGAATAATAACAGCTGCTCTAAGAGAAGAAGATACGGATACCGAGCTTAGCCTGCGGCCGCGTAAGCTGAGTGAATATATTGGCCAGGATAAGGTTAAGGAGACTATTAGTATATTTATTCAAGCCGCCCTGCAGCGTGGCGAAACGTTGGATCATGTGCTTTTATTCGGGCCGCCCGGTTTGGGTAAAACTACACTGGCTAACATTATTTCCAACGAGTTGGGAGTCAATATTCGTACTACCTCCGGGCCGGCCATCGAACGTCCCGGAGATTTGGCGGCTATTTTAACCAACCTGCAGCAGGGTGATGTGTTATTTATTGACGAGGTGCACCGGTTGAGCCGTACGGTGGAGGAAATACTGTACCCGGCCATGGAGGACTTTTCCCTGGATATTATTATTGGCAAGGGACCCGGGGCCCGTTCCATAAGAATTGATTTACCTCGTTTTACACTGATTGGTGCTACCACCAGAGCTGGTTTAATGACTACCCCCTTGAGGGATCGGTTTGGCGTGATCAGCAGGCTGGATTATTATCGTACCGGTGATCTGGTAACCATTATAACCAGGGCTGCTCAAATTTTAGGTGTGCTAATTGATGGCGGCGGTGCGGAGGAAATCGCCCGCCGGTCCCGCGGCACCCCCCGCATTGCCAATCGCCTGCTGAAGCGGGTGCGCGATTATGCCCAGGTCAAGGCCGACGGTGAGATTAAACGGGCGGTGGCCGATGAGGCGTTGGAGTTTTTTGAAGTTGATCCGTTGGGACTGGATCAGGCTGACCGCCGGGTGCTGCTGGCGATAATTACTAAGTTTGCCGGTGGGCCCGTGGGAGTTGAAACTATTGCAGCTGCTACCGGCGAAGAGGCAGACACTGTGGAGGATGTTTATGAGCCCTACTTGTTACAATTGGGGCTGCTGGCCCGTACCCCGCGCGGTCGGGTGGTCACTCCCGCTGCTTATAAACACCTGGGTGTGGAAATGCCCGGAGCAAAACAGCCCACGTTGTGGTAA
- a CDS encoding YebC/PmpR family DNA-binding transcriptional regulator — protein sequence MSGHSKWSTIKRKKAKVDSQRGKVFTKIAKEIIAAARQGGGDPEANLRLKNAIAKAKEENIPNDNIQRAIKRGTGELGGANYEELTYEGYGPGGVAVMIDIMTDNRNRTAGEIRHLFSKYGGNLGETGCVSWMFDTRGVLIIEKANLKVDSDEFLLTALDAGALDVKEEDDSLEVITEPDAINQVADTLAVEGVIISHSEISRIPQNTVVLTGSQQEQMLKLMDMLEDHDDVQDVYANFDIVDEE from the coding sequence GTGTCTGGGCATTCTAAATGGTCAACTATAAAAAGAAAAAAAGCCAAAGTAGATTCGCAGCGGGGAAAAGTTTTTACTAAAATTGCTAAGGAAATAATTGCGGCTGCCAGGCAGGGCGGTGGTGATCCGGAAGCTAATTTACGACTTAAGAACGCCATTGCCAAAGCCAAAGAAGAAAATATACCTAACGATAACATCCAGCGAGCCATTAAGCGGGGCACCGGTGAACTGGGCGGTGCTAATTATGAAGAATTAACTTATGAAGGTTACGGGCCCGGGGGAGTGGCCGTTATGATAGACATTATGACGGATAATCGTAACCGCACGGCCGGTGAAATAAGACATTTGTTCTCCAAATACGGCGGGAACCTCGGTGAAACCGGTTGTGTTTCCTGGATGTTTGATACCCGCGGGGTACTGATTATTGAAAAGGCTAACTTGAAAGTGGACAGTGATGAGTTTTTACTTACCGCCCTTGATGCAGGGGCTTTGGATGTCAAAGAGGAAGACGACAGTTTGGAAGTTATTACTGAGCCTGATGCTATAAATCAGGTGGCTGATACACTGGCGGTGGAAGGGGTAATCATAAGCCACTCTGAAATATCCAGAATACCTCAAAATACGGTGGTGCTTACCGGCAGCCAGCAGGAGCAAATGCTTAAGCTAATGGATATGCTGGAGGATCATGACGATGTGCAGGATGTATACGCTAATTTTGATATAGTGGATGAAGAATAG
- a CDS encoding acetoacetate--CoA ligase, with protein sequence MKKLLWEPSEQHIKQANMTRFIRFVNEKFGLELKTYADLYQWSVTSIPDFWEAMWEFGDIRASRDYDTVVENLDDMLGSRWFKGAELNFAQNLLRYRDDRTAIIFKSEKQDPVRLSYAELYDNVARLARSLRDMGVQKGDRVAGFLPNMMETVIAMLATTSIGAIWSSCSPDFGIKGVLDRFGQIEPRVLFTANGYFYNGKSFNSLGRIAGFLKDIPSIEKVVVVPFIEEKPDISGVPNAVYFQDFMAPESGLEIEFEQLPFDHPLYIMYSSGTTGVPKCIVHGAGGTLIQHLKEHILHTDIKREDNIFYFTTCGWMMWNWLVSALAVGATITLFDGSPFYPGPGALFKLAQDEKISVFGTSAKYLASLEKEGFKPGQEYNLDHLRAILSTGSPLAAETFEYVYRDIKKDLCLSSISGGTDIISCFALGNPIGPVYAGELQCRGLGMKVESFSLEGKPEINQKGELVCTAPFPSMPIGFWNDPEQEKFRGAYFDVYPNVWHHGDYIEITETGGVIIYGRSDATLNPGGVRIGTAEIYRQVETLPEILDSLVVGQDWDGDVRVILFVKLADGYELTSEFVKKIKKVIRENATPRHVPAKIVSIKDIPNTINGKKVELAVRNVIHNRPVLNKDAFANPEALDYYKDIPELQN encoded by the coding sequence ATGAAAAAGCTGCTTTGGGAACCGTCCGAACAGCACATTAAGCAGGCCAATATGACCCGTTTCATCAGATTTGTCAATGAAAAATTCGGGCTGGAGCTTAAAACTTATGCAGACCTTTACCAGTGGTCCGTCACCAGTATCCCCGACTTCTGGGAGGCCATGTGGGAATTCGGTGACATCAGGGCTTCCCGGGACTATGACACCGTCGTGGAAAATTTGGATGATATGCTTGGCTCCAGGTGGTTTAAGGGCGCCGAACTGAACTTTGCCCAGAACCTGCTCCGTTACCGGGATGACCGGACCGCCATAATCTTCAAAAGTGAAAAGCAGGACCCGGTACGGTTGTCCTATGCCGAGCTGTATGACAATGTGGCCCGCCTGGCCCGCTCGCTGCGGGACATGGGTGTTCAAAAGGGAGACCGGGTGGCCGGTTTCCTGCCCAACATGATGGAAACCGTTATTGCCATGCTGGCCACCACCAGCATTGGAGCCATCTGGTCCTCATGCTCCCCGGATTTCGGCATCAAAGGGGTGCTGGATCGATTCGGGCAAATCGAACCCCGGGTGCTGTTTACAGCCAATGGTTATTTCTATAACGGCAAGTCCTTTAACTCCCTAGGGCGAATCGCCGGCTTTTTAAAAGACATCCCGTCCATCGAAAAGGTGGTAGTTGTCCCCTTCATAGAAGAAAAACCCGACATCAGCGGAGTACCCAACGCAGTATATTTCCAGGATTTTATGGCCCCGGAATCAGGGCTGGAAATAGAGTTTGAACAATTACCCTTCGATCACCCGCTGTACATCATGTACTCCTCCGGTACCACAGGTGTACCCAAGTGCATCGTGCACGGGGCCGGCGGCACCCTGATCCAGCACCTGAAGGAACACATCCTGCACACCGACATAAAAAGGGAGGACAACATCTTTTACTTCACCACCTGTGGCTGGATGATGTGGAACTGGCTGGTAAGCGCCCTTGCCGTGGGGGCTACCATCACTCTTTTCGACGGCTCGCCCTTTTATCCCGGTCCCGGCGCGCTGTTTAAACTGGCCCAGGATGAAAAGATAAGTGTTTTCGGGACCAGCGCCAAGTACCTGGCCTCCCTGGAAAAGGAGGGCTTTAAGCCAGGGCAGGAATACAACCTTGACCACCTGCGGGCCATTCTTTCCACGGGCTCTCCTCTTGCCGCGGAAACCTTTGAGTACGTGTACCGGGACATTAAGAAGGACCTGTGCCTTTCCTCCATCTCGGGCGGCACGGACATCATTTCCTGCTTTGCCCTGGGCAATCCCATTGGGCCGGTCTACGCCGGGGAACTGCAGTGCAGGGGACTGGGTATGAAGGTAGAGTCCTTCAGTCTCGAAGGAAAACCGGAAATAAACCAGAAAGGTGAACTGGTATGCACGGCACCATTCCCCTCCATGCCTATAGGCTTCTGGAACGACCCGGAACAGGAGAAGTTCAGGGGCGCCTATTTCGACGTTTACCCCAATGTGTGGCATCACGGGGACTATATCGAAATTACTGAAACGGGCGGAGTAATCATTTACGGGCGTTCCGACGCTACACTCAACCCGGGCGGTGTGCGGATAGGCACGGCTGAAATTTACCGCCAGGTAGAGACCCTACCCGAGATTTTAGACAGCCTGGTGGTGGGCCAGGATTGGGACGGCGACGTGCGGGTGATATTATTTGTCAAACTGGCTGACGGATACGAGTTAACCAGTGAATTCGTTAAGAAAATTAAAAAGGTTATCAGGGAAAATGCCACCCCGCGCCACGTACCGGCCAAAATTGTGAGCATAAAGGACATTCCCAATACCATAAATGGCAAGAAAGTGGAACTTGCCGTGAGAAATGTAATTCACAACCGGCCCGTTTTGAACAAGGACGCGTTTGCCAACCCGGAGGCGCTGGATTATTATAAAGATATCCCTGAGTTGCAGAATTAG
- the ruvA gene encoding Holliday junction branch migration protein RuvA: MIAFLRGTVASVEIEAVVLDVHGVGYKVNVTAACAASLSGMVDQEVSLHTHMIVREDDMQLYGFFSTEEINVFLLLLGVNGVGPRAALGVLSHLTPQGLARAVTIEDISALTKVPGVGKKIAQRIVLELKDKFKKLGIKSAETPSQPDETAVAGALDDALAGLLALGYGAGEARDAVQRAMELGKSASVSELIKLALRFLDKSK; this comes from the coding sequence ATGATAGCGTTTTTAAGGGGTACTGTAGCCAGTGTGGAAATTGAAGCAGTAGTGCTTGATGTGCATGGAGTGGGCTACAAGGTTAACGTAACCGCTGCGTGCGCTGCCAGTTTATCAGGCATGGTTGATCAAGAAGTATCACTACATACGCATATGATTGTCCGGGAAGATGATATGCAGCTATATGGTTTCTTTAGCACCGAGGAAATAAATGTTTTTCTGTTGTTATTAGGAGTGAACGGCGTTGGGCCACGGGCTGCTCTGGGTGTTTTGTCACACTTAACGCCGCAGGGATTGGCCCGTGCTGTGACAATTGAGGACATATCGGCACTTACCAAGGTGCCGGGGGTGGGCAAAAAGATCGCCCAGCGGATTGTCTTGGAGTTAAAGGATAAATTTAAAAAGTTAGGAATTAAATCGGCTGAAACGCCGTCGCAGCCTGATGAAACAGCGGTGGCCGGTGCTTTGGATGATGCTCTGGCCGGTCTTTTGGCACTGGGCTACGGTGCCGGTGAGGCACGGGATGCCGTACAGAGGGCAATGGAGTTAGGTAAATCAGCCAGTGTGTCAGAGTTAATTAAGCTAGCGCTGCGTTTTTTGGATAAATCTAAATAA
- a CDS encoding DUF2905 domain-containing protein, giving the protein MDSLTGLGKLILMLGLFMVIIGGLLMVVGKIPGLGRLPGDIFVQRGNFTFYFPVVTMIIVSLVLTLLLNVLFRR; this is encoded by the coding sequence ATGGATTCCCTGACGGGTTTGGGGAAGCTTATTTTAATGTTAGGTCTATTTATGGTGATTATTGGTGGTCTTTTGATGGTGGTGGGCAAAATACCCGGACTGGGCAGGCTGCCCGGTGATATATTCGTGCAGAGGGGTAATTTTACTTTTTATTTTCCGGTGGTCACCATGATCATTGTCAGCCTTGTGTTAACCTTGCTGTTGAACGTACTATTTAGAAGATAG
- the ruvC gene encoding crossover junction endodeoxyribonuclease RuvC, whose translation MRVLGVDPGIAITGYGIVDFAGGKFRPVTYGCIRSAADMSPHLRLNKLYNELKDLIVKYHPQCLAVEELFFNRNVRTAMSVGQARGVIILAAARAGLAVYEYTPLQVKQAVVGRGRADKQQVQYMIKMILNLPAVPRPDDVADALAVAVCHVNKNSGLAIK comes from the coding sequence ATGCGTGTTTTGGGGGTAGACCCCGGCATCGCCATTACCGGTTATGGAATAGTAGATTTTGCCGGCGGCAAATTTAGGCCGGTGACCTATGGTTGCATACGCAGTGCGGCGGATATGTCGCCGCATTTAAGGTTAAATAAATTATATAATGAATTAAAAGACTTAATAGTTAAATACCATCCTCAATGTTTGGCGGTGGAGGAATTATTTTTTAACCGTAACGTACGCACCGCCATGTCTGTGGGCCAGGCCCGGGGGGTGATTATACTGGCTGCCGCCCGGGCCGGTCTGGCAGTATATGAATATACCCCTCTACAGGTGAAACAGGCTGTGGTGGGGCGTGGACGGGCTGATAAACAACAGGTACAGTATATGATAAAGATGATACTGAATTTACCTGCGGTTCCCCGGCCTGATGATGTGGCGGACGCGCTGGCCGTGGCTGTATGCCATGTAAATAAAAACAGTGGTTTAGCTATAAAGTAG
- the queA gene encoding tRNA preQ1(34) S-adenosylmethionine ribosyltransferase-isomerase QueA has product MRVADFDYYLPDELIAQEPAPVRDESRLMVLHKNGGEPEHRLFKDIVEYLEPRDLLVVNDTKVIPARLWGKKEGTGTTIEVLLLTRRDEHTWETLVRPGRRVPPGTNIIFGDAMTGTVMAVVDEGCRLIKFHHQGVFEELLDRLGVMPLPPYIKKQPADPGRYQTVYARDPGSAAAPTAGLHFTPELLQKIREKGISIVPVLLHVGLGTFRPVKVDEVTSHQMHAEYYSVPEETARVINETKARGGRVIAVGTTTTRCLETAARDDGNVNSGAGWTEIFIYPGYNFKAIDGLVTNFHLPRSTLLMMVSALVDRERLLDAYARAVRMRYRFFSFGDAMLII; this is encoded by the coding sequence ATGAGGGTAGCTGATTTTGATTACTACTTGCCCGATGAATTAATTGCCCAGGAGCCTGCGCCCGTGCGGGATGAATCCAGGCTGATGGTGCTGCATAAAAACGGTGGAGAGCCTGAACACAGGCTGTTTAAAGATATTGTTGAATATCTTGAACCCCGGGATCTGCTGGTGGTAAATGATACCAAGGTAATTCCGGCACGTCTTTGGGGTAAAAAAGAGGGTACCGGGACAACGATAGAAGTACTGTTGCTGACCCGCCGGGATGAGCACACCTGGGAAACGTTGGTGCGTCCCGGGCGGCGCGTACCACCCGGCACCAACATTATATTTGGCGATGCCATGACAGGTACTGTAATGGCTGTGGTGGATGAAGGGTGCCGTCTGATCAAGTTTCATCATCAAGGTGTATTTGAGGAGTTGCTGGACAGGTTGGGAGTCATGCCCCTGCCACCATACATAAAAAAACAGCCTGCGGACCCCGGGCGCTATCAGACGGTATATGCCCGGGATCCCGGCTCAGCTGCCGCACCCACTGCAGGGTTGCATTTTACACCTGAACTGCTGCAAAAGATAAGGGAAAAGGGCATATCAATTGTTCCTGTGCTGTTGCATGTGGGACTGGGTACTTTCAGGCCGGTTAAAGTGGACGAGGTAACCAGTCACCAGATGCATGCCGAGTATTATTCCGTGCCTGAAGAAACGGCCCGTGTGATTAATGAGACCAAAGCCCGGGGTGGCCGGGTGATTGCGGTGGGTACCACCACCACCAGGTGCTTGGAAACAGCAGCTCGGGATGATGGTAATGTAAATTCAGGAGCGGGGTGGACTGAAATATTTATTTATCCCGGCTACAATTTTAAGGCTATAGACGGGCTGGTCACTAATTTTCATTTGCCCCGCAGTACATTGCTAATGATGGTGAGTGCGCTGGTAGACCGGGAACGGCTGCTGGACGCCTATGCCCGGGCAGTGCGGATGCGCTACCGGTTCTTTAGTTTTGGCGATGCTATGTTAATAATATGA
- the nadE gene encoding NAD(+) synthase, giving the protein MLINDLAKKIENWLQEQIKDRDARGFVVGLSGGIDSAVTAALCRNVCPETTFGVIMPCYSNTEDAQHAELLAKSIGIEYETIKLDKPFAEMVKLLTGEDYNPEKKDLVVANIKPRLRMTTLYYFAARRQSLVVGTGNRSELTVGYFTKHGDGGVDLLPIANLVKKQVVELARFLEIPAPIIDKPPSAGLWEGQSDEKEMGITYEELDRYILTGQAEDRVRKRVDDMAMKSLHKKQLPAMPPL; this is encoded by the coding sequence ATGCTGATTAATGACCTGGCTAAGAAAATTGAGAATTGGTTACAGGAACAAATCAAAGATAGAGATGCCAGGGGTTTTGTTGTCGGGTTGAGCGGTGGTATAGACTCAGCAGTTACAGCGGCATTGTGCCGGAATGTTTGTCCAGAAACTACTTTCGGTGTGATTATGCCCTGCTATAGTAATACCGAAGATGCTCAGCATGCTGAATTACTGGCTAAATCAATCGGTATAGAATACGAAACAATTAAATTGGATAAACCCTTTGCGGAAATGGTGAAACTGCTTACTGGTGAAGATTATAACCCTGAAAAAAAAGATTTGGTGGTTGCCAATATTAAGCCGCGGCTTAGAATGACAACCCTTTATTATTTTGCAGCCAGAAGGCAAAGCCTGGTGGTGGGTACTGGAAATCGCAGTGAGCTCACTGTGGGCTATTTTACTAAACACGGAGACGGTGGTGTAGATTTGCTGCCCATCGCTAATTTGGTTAAAAAACAAGTTGTTGAACTTGCCAGGTTTTTGGAAATTCCCGCCCCTATTATTGATAAGCCACCTTCGGCTGGTTTATGGGAAGGACAAAGTGACGAAAAAGAAATGGGTATCACCTACGAAGAGTTGGACAGATATATTTTGACCGGGCAGGCTGAAGACCGGGTGAGAAAAAGAGTGGATGACATGGCTATGAAGAGTCTTCATAAAAAGCAATTGCCGGCTATGCCTCCATTATAG
- a CDS encoding SpoIID/LytB domain-containing protein, translating to MVGGIKTKYRCAGFWMLAAFLLVVLWPGGSAWCDVQVVPQTVRVGLMQNTPQVSFVLQGAYKVINVNTGQVIAEDGEGQWTVEYAAGLCRVTKDGQDVGLYNGPIKAEGLNASVKAILSGGDILLQKESLAGLTVQGGDVHYIYENQANCYALAEKDRLKQLSWGGLNIVGLEEGGQVKRYRGNLEIRTSENYLTVINELPIEQYLYGVVPAEMPVSFPSEALKAQAVVARSYLHAQLGSYASFGFDVLDNQSNQVYQGYDGENPVASGAVDATSGMVLAYCGQPIAAFFHSSSGGFTENSEDVWFETLNFIRSKEDPYDNNGKHYDWSVTYSTGELVALINQQLKKYIPSSEFIELASITDLKELERTASGQRVKILLIEGIDAGGSPRVYTIANADRVRNVLGLRSALFTMQKQTDPDEGISGVTFNGSGSGHGLGMSQYGAAGWAGQGYSFQDILQYYYTGVELIKY from the coding sequence ATGGTGGGTGGTATTAAAACTAAATATCGTTGTGCAGGTTTTTGGATGCTGGCGGCATTTCTGCTGGTTGTTTTATGGCCGGGTGGTTCGGCTTGGTGTGATGTGCAGGTGGTTCCCCAAACCGTGCGGGTTGGTCTCATGCAAAATACGCCACAGGTTTCGTTTGTACTGCAAGGTGCATACAAGGTGATTAACGTTAATACCGGCCAGGTGATTGCCGAGGACGGGGAGGGACAGTGGACTGTTGAATATGCTGCCGGTCTGTGCCGGGTAACTAAAGATGGCCAGGATGTGGGGTTATATAACGGCCCCATTAAAGCTGAAGGTCTTAATGCCTCTGTAAAAGCGATATTATCAGGCGGCGATATACTGCTGCAAAAGGAATCCCTGGCGGGCCTGACGGTACAGGGTGGCGATGTGCATTACATATATGAAAATCAGGCCAACTGTTATGCACTTGCCGAAAAAGACCGGCTTAAACAGCTATCCTGGGGGGGATTAAATATTGTTGGCCTTGAAGAGGGCGGTCAGGTAAAACGTTACCGGGGAAATTTAGAGATCAGGACCTCTGAAAACTACCTGACTGTGATAAACGAATTACCCATTGAGCAGTACTTGTATGGCGTAGTCCCGGCGGAGATGCCTGTGTCGTTTCCCTCCGAAGCGTTGAAAGCACAGGCGGTGGTGGCACGCAGTTATTTACATGCCCAGCTGGGCAGTTACGCAAGTTTCGGTTTTGATGTGCTGGATAACCAGTCCAACCAGGTCTACCAGGGGTATGATGGAGAAAACCCGGTGGCCAGCGGAGCGGTAGACGCTACCAGCGGCATGGTGCTGGCCTATTGTGGCCAGCCCATTGCAGCGTTTTTCCATTCCTCCAGCGGCGGTTTCACTGAAAATAGTGAAGATGTCTGGTTTGAGACACTTAATTTTATCCGCAGTAAAGAAGATCCTTACGATAATAACGGCAAACATTATGACTGGTCAGTTACCTATTCGACCGGTGAACTGGTTGCATTAATTAACCAACAGTTGAAAAAGTATATACCAAGCAGTGAATTTATAGAATTGGCCTCGATAACAGATTTAAAGGAATTGGAACGTACTGCTTCAGGACAAAGAGTTAAAATATTGTTAATTGAGGGTATTGACGCCGGGGGCAGCCCCCGAGTATATACTATTGCCAATGCCGACCGGGTGCGCAATGTTCTCGGGTTGCGCAGTGCATTATTTACCATGCAAAAGCAAACTGACCCCGACGAAGGGATTAGCGGTGTTACATTCAACGGCAGTGGTTCGGGGCACGGGTTGGGCATGTCCCAGTATGGTGCGGCCGGCTGGGCGGGCCAAGGTTATAGTTTCCAGGACATTTTGCAATACTATTATACAGGCGTTGAGCTAATTAAATATTAA
- a CDS encoding epoxyqueuosine reductase QueH, which translates to MKILLHTCCGPCTIYPLKVLRADSHEVYGYFNNPNIHPYTEWQKRKETLLDYARDNDLQVIVNENYDLEGYLREVVHRESVRCKYCYTMRLRQAAKVARHGKFDAFSTTLLVSPFQKHDLIAEIGRAVGEEAGVPFYYNDFRPGFREATEVSRSLNMYRQQYCGCIYSERERYDKQLRKKSNKTGGH; encoded by the coding sequence ATGAAAATTTTATTGCATACCTGTTGTGGTCCCTGTACCATTTACCCGTTAAAGGTATTAAGAGCTGATAGTCATGAGGTATACGGTTATTTTAATAACCCCAATATTCACCCCTATACCGAGTGGCAAAAAAGGAAAGAAACCCTGCTGGATTATGCCCGGGACAACGATTTACAGGTAATTGTCAACGAAAATTATGATTTGGAAGGCTACCTGCGGGAAGTGGTGCACCGGGAAAGTGTGCGCTGCAAGTATTGCTATACTATGCGTCTGCGGCAGGCGGCCAAGGTGGCACGGCATGGTAAATTCGATGCTTTCAGTACCACTTTGCTGGTAAGTCCATTTCAAAAACACGATTTAATTGCTGAAATCGGCAGGGCTGTGGGTGAGGAAGCAGGGGTACCTTTCTATTATAACGATTTCAGGCCGGGTTTTCGGGAAGCTACGGAGGTGTCCCGGTCCCTCAACATGTACAGGCAGCAGTATTGTGGTTGCATATACAGTGAAAGGGAACGCTATGACAAGCAATTAAGAAAAAAGTCCAATAAAACCGGGGGACATTGA